One part of the Desulfonema ishimotonii genome encodes these proteins:
- the ltrA gene encoding group II intron reverse transcriptase/maturase has product MQTSLWGIAEKSALRKEHRFQNLINELTPEYLTWCWQQLNKKAAPGVDKVTVSEYGKNLSENIADLWNRLKRGGYRAKLILRRFIPKQGGKQRPLGLPATEDKVLQTGVAKILEAIYEADFCDCSFGYRPHIGAKDAVKGLCKSLQYGKFNYIVEADIRSFFDNIDHDILLEMLRKRIDDRKFPNLIRKWLKAGILEKDGKITDPVTGTPQGGIVSPILANIYLHYALDEWFEDVARSHCRGEVKLVRYADDFVCAFQYQDDAGRFYKVLGKRLGKFGLSLAEDKTRMFWFSRFKTEDNKRFDFLGFEYSWGHDRRQKPLVRLRTSRRKYRASLKNFSDWCRKNRHLKMTDLFRKLNAKLRGYYNYYGVIGNFESLSDFFWHATRTLYKWLNRRSQRKSFNWKGFNELLKYFRIERPRITEKKKQIQFSLFNAGQSA; this is encoded by the coding sequence ATGCAAACCTCACTATGGGGAATAGCAGAAAAATCTGCGCTGCGTAAGGAACACCGGTTTCAGAACCTGATAAACGAACTCACACCGGAATATCTGACATGGTGCTGGCAGCAGCTGAATAAAAAGGCGGCTCCGGGAGTTGACAAAGTGACGGTCAGTGAATACGGAAAGAATCTGTCAGAAAACATTGCAGATTTGTGGAATCGTCTGAAAAGGGGAGGATACCGGGCAAAACTGATACTCAGACGTTTCATACCGAAACAAGGTGGGAAACAACGCCCGCTCGGACTTCCGGCCACAGAGGACAAGGTTTTGCAGACAGGTGTGGCGAAAATACTCGAAGCGATATATGAGGCAGATTTTTGTGACTGCAGTTTCGGGTACAGACCGCATATCGGTGCGAAGGATGCGGTGAAAGGACTTTGCAAAAGCTTGCAGTATGGAAAGTTCAACTACATCGTGGAAGCAGACATCAGAAGTTTCTTTGACAACATTGACCATGATATTTTATTGGAAATGCTGAGAAAAAGGATTGATGACAGAAAGTTTCCGAACCTGATCCGAAAGTGGCTGAAAGCAGGAATATTGGAAAAAGATGGTAAGATAACCGACCCGGTCACCGGCACACCGCAGGGTGGCATTGTGTCGCCCATACTTGCCAACATATACCTGCACTACGCTCTTGATGAATGGTTTGAGGATGTGGCAAGGTCGCACTGTCGGGGCGAGGTAAAACTCGTTCGTTACGCAGACGACTTCGTATGTGCATTTCAGTATCAGGACGATGCCGGACGATTTTATAAGGTGCTTGGCAAACGTCTTGGAAAATTCGGTCTTTCACTGGCGGAGGACAAGACTCGTATGTTTTGGTTCAGCCGCTTTAAGACGGAAGACAACAAACGCTTTGATTTTCTTGGTTTTGAATACAGCTGGGGACATGATCGGCGGCAAAAGCCGCTGGTAAGGCTTCGCACCTCACGCAGGAAATACAGGGCTTCCCTGAAAAATTTTTCTGACTGGTGCAGGAAAAACAGGCATCTGAAAATGACAGACCTGTTCAGAAAACTCAATGCCAAACTCCGAGGATATTACAATTATTACGGAGTCATTGGGAACTTTGAGAGTCTGTCAGACTTTTTCTGGCACGCCACGAGAACACTGTACAAATGGCTCAACCGGAGAAGTCAGCGGAAAAGTTTTAACTGGAAGGGGTTCAACGAGTTGCTGAAATACTTTCGCATTGAAAGACCACGCATTACGGAGAAAAAGAAACAAATTCAGTTTTCATTGTTCAACGCAGGGCAGAGCGCCTAA
- a CDS encoding MFS transporter gives MTRLRRVSDERTRQPDLKRAESEPNKWLIFLTIAIGVFMSTLDGSIVNIALPAIMADLAAPLPTIEWVMMIYLLTVTACLLSFGRLSDIRGRRWIYIRGLIVFSAGSLACGMARSAIWLISARAFQGLGAAMIMSCNQAILTETFPAAERGKALGMLGAVVASGLTAGPVLGGWIIHFFSWQTIFYINIPIGLLTALAGNRILRGGKADRVRAETFDRSGALLLAISVSTFVYILTHGYDLGYTSYPMLLLGGAFIVSAAGFVYGLFSVPHPIIVPSLLGIRLFIFPVLATMILFAGLFTMIFLMPFYLINPCGFSPKMTGYIMVTPFMCLFIFSPIAGVLSDRIGSRLLCTAGMGILTFSFFYLARLMPDSSPPDIAGRLALFGLGTAAFTAPNNVTIMSAVPREHMGIAAGTVATVRNMGMVLGIALSGAVFNNVFYRLSGGLSLKVYQPQLEPIFMDAFRYAMTAGGLVAGIGIIISFLRGPEKK, from the coding sequence ATGACGCGACTTCGGCGGGTCTCTGATGAGCGAACCCGACAACCGGATCTGAAGCGGGCTGAAAGCGAACCGAACAAATGGCTGATCTTTCTGACCATTGCCATCGGTGTCTTTATGTCCACCCTGGACGGCAGCATTGTCAATATCGCCCTGCCGGCCATCATGGCGGATCTGGCGGCCCCCCTCCCCACCATCGAATGGGTGATGATGATCTACCTGCTGACAGTGACCGCCTGCCTGCTCAGCTTTGGCCGCCTGAGCGACATCCGGGGGCGGCGGTGGATATACATCAGAGGGCTGATCGTCTTCTCCGCAGGCTCCCTGGCCTGCGGCATGGCCCGGAGCGCCATATGGCTGATTTCGGCCCGCGCGTTCCAGGGACTCGGCGCGGCCATGATCATGTCCTGCAACCAGGCCATCCTGACCGAGACATTTCCTGCCGCCGAGCGGGGAAAGGCCCTGGGAATGCTGGGCGCGGTGGTGGCATCGGGCCTGACCGCCGGGCCGGTGCTGGGCGGCTGGATCATCCACTTTTTTTCGTGGCAGACCATCTTTTATATCAATATCCCCATCGGCCTGCTGACCGCCCTGGCCGGGAACCGGATTTTACGGGGGGGAAAGGCCGACAGGGTCCGGGCCGAGACCTTCGACCGGTCGGGGGCGCTCCTGCTGGCCATCAGCGTGAGTACGTTTGTCTACATCCTGACCCACGGCTATGACCTCGGCTACACCTCTTATCCGATGCTGCTGCTGGGCGGTGCATTTATCGTCTCCGCTGCCGGATTTGTCTACGGCCTTTTCAGTGTGCCGCATCCGATCATCGTCCCCTCACTGCTCGGCATCCGCCTCTTCATATTTCCGGTTCTGGCCACCATGATCCTCTTTGCGGGCCTGTTCACCATGATCTTTCTCATGCCGTTTTACCTGATAAACCCCTGCGGCTTCTCCCCGAAAATGACCGGCTACATCATGGTCACGCCGTTCATGTGCCTCTTTATTTTTTCCCCCATCGCCGGGGTACTTTCGGACCGGATCGGGTCGCGGCTGCTCTGCACGGCAGGCATGGGAATTCTGACCTTCTCATTTTTCTACCTGGCCCGGCTCATGCCGGACTCTTCTCCCCCGGATATCGCCGGACGGCTGGCCCTGTTCGGGCTGGGCACTGCGGCCTTCACCGCACCCAACAACGTCACCATCATGAGCGCCGTTCCCCGGGAGCACATGGGCATCGCGGCAGGAACCGTGGCCACGGTGCGGAATATGGGGATGGTACTCGGCATTGCCCTGTCGGGCGCGGTTTTCAACAATGTGTTCTACCGGCTGAGCGGCGGACTCAGCCTGAAAGTCTATCAACCCCAACTGGAGCCGATCTTCATGGACGCCTTCCGCTATGCCATGACGGCCGGCGGCCTGGTGGCCGGCATCGGCATCATCATCTCTTTTTTACGCGGACCTGAAAAAAAATGA
- a CDS encoding HAD-IA family hydrolase, which produces MKHTSIKAVLFDFDGTLTRPGAIKFPIIKERLGCPSDRPVLEFIREMPDPEDRRSAHAALEQFEADAAIASRPNAGAVEIITYLRSKGVRLGILTRNLEASVARALENFNGVSAADFELILSREAPIAPKPSPAGVLLAAQELGVEAGELMVVGDFGFDIEAGNQAGATTVFLTNGTDDQPPPPDADYRISDLSQLRDIVRLGLPLPAGKFPNDLLRKFLDGFEFKDPSVIVNPGIGEDTAAVSVRDEEVIVLKSDPITFATDAIGQYAVLINANDIATAGATPRWLLTTLLFPCGTTPAEAFQVMNDLEQVCRRWHITLCGGHTEITDAVTRTVVSGMLTGVVPRDGLIDKRNMRPGDKILMTKGVAVEGTTIIAREFGERLASLGMAESEIAHCRQLLSQISILDEARIAAQSGAVSAMHDVTEGGLASAFRELGVAGGHRLRVHMENIPVFPQTRTMCELLELHPLGLIGSGSLLICCREAHCKQLIADIFRAGVQVTYIGEVLEAGEGIEALREGQPAEWPEFEVDEIARLFGTDAEGCP; this is translated from the coding sequence ATGAAGCACACATCCATTAAAGCGGTTCTGTTCGACTTTGACGGCACCCTGACCCGTCCGGGCGCAATCAAGTTTCCAATCATCAAAGAACGCCTCGGCTGCCCTTCGGACCGGCCGGTGCTGGAGTTCATCCGGGAAATGCCGGACCCCGAAGACCGGCGCTCGGCCCATGCGGCGCTGGAGCAGTTCGAGGCGGATGCGGCCATTGCCTCCCGCCCCAATGCCGGGGCGGTGGAGATCATCACATACCTGCGCTCAAAAGGGGTCCGACTCGGCATCCTCACCCGGAACCTGGAGGCGTCCGTGGCCCGTGCGCTGGAGAATTTCAACGGCGTCAGCGCGGCAGACTTTGAGCTGATTCTCTCACGGGAAGCCCCCATCGCGCCCAAGCCCAGCCCGGCAGGGGTGCTGCTGGCCGCACAGGAACTCGGGGTTGAGGCCGGAGAGCTGATGGTGGTCGGGGATTTCGGCTTCGACATCGAGGCCGGAAATCAGGCCGGAGCCACCACGGTCTTTCTGACCAACGGCACGGATGATCAGCCGCCGCCGCCGGACGCAGACTACAGGATCTCAGACCTGTCCCAGCTCCGGGATATCGTGCGGCTGGGCCTGCCCCTGCCGGCCGGCAAATTCCCCAACGATCTGCTCAGAAAATTCCTGGACGGCTTTGAGTTCAAAGACCCGTCTGTCATTGTCAATCCGGGGATCGGGGAGGATACGGCGGCCGTCAGCGTAAGGGACGAGGAGGTGATCGTCCTCAAATCCGATCCCATCACCTTTGCCACGGACGCCATCGGCCAGTATGCGGTGCTGATCAACGCCAACGATATCGCCACGGCCGGGGCAACGCCCCGGTGGCTGCTGACGACCCTGCTTTTCCCCTGCGGCACTACGCCGGCCGAGGCGTTTCAGGTGATGAACGACCTGGAGCAGGTCTGCCGACGCTGGCACATCACCCTGTGCGGCGGCCATACGGAGATCACCGATGCGGTGACGCGGACCGTTGTGTCCGGGATGCTGACCGGGGTCGTGCCCCGGGACGGGCTTATTGACAAGCGCAACATGAGGCCGGGCGATAAGATCCTGATGACCAAGGGGGTGGCTGTGGAGGGGACCACCATCATCGCCAGGGAGTTCGGGGAGCGGCTCGCATCACTGGGGATGGCCGAGTCGGAGATCGCCCACTGCCGACAGCTGCTCTCTCAGATCAGCATTCTGGATGAGGCCCGCATTGCGGCGCAGTCCGGCGCGGTCAGCGCCATGCACGATGTCACCGAGGGCGGCCTGGCATCGGCCTTCCGGGAGCTGGGCGTTGCCGGAGGGCACCGGCTGCGGGTCCACATGGAAAACATTCCGGTTTTTCCCCAGACCCGGACCATGTGCGAGCTGCTGGAACTCCATCCCCTGGGACTCATCGGCTCCGGCAGCCTGCTGATCTGCTGCCGGGAAGCGCACTGCAAACAGCTGATCGCCGATATTTTCAGGGCCGGGGTTCAGGTCACATACATCGGCGAGGTGCTGGAAGCAGGGGAGGGAATCGAGGCACTCCGGGAGGGCCAGCCTGCCGAGTGGCCCGAATTTGAGGTGGATGAGATCGCCCGGCTGTTCGGAACGGACGCGGAGGGGTGTCCGTAA
- a CDS encoding type III pantothenate kinase, whose protein sequence is MLLVIDVGNTNTVMGIYKGKELVCDWRVRTEKNTTEDEFNLLATGLFAGSGIRTEVIHKTIISSVVPPMVSILDTFCRKYLNHAPHWVDAKSSAGMPILYSNPREVGADRIVNAVGAYDKYKTALIVIDFGTATTFDAISEKGEYLGGAISPGIIISAEALFMRASKLPRVEIFTPPETVIGKDTSGSIQAGIIYGYAGLTDGIVRRMRAEMGGAPKVIATGGLAPLMADVCDTIEAADPNLTLEGLRIIHERMEGK, encoded by the coding sequence ATGCTGCTTGTAATTGACGTGGGAAATACCAACACGGTGATGGGTATTTATAAGGGGAAAGAACTGGTCTGCGACTGGCGGGTCCGCACGGAAAAAAACACGACCGAGGACGAATTCAATCTGCTGGCCACCGGGCTGTTTGCCGGAAGCGGCATCCGTACAGAGGTGATTCACAAAACGATTATCTCCAGTGTGGTGCCGCCCATGGTGTCGATTCTGGACACCTTTTGCCGGAAATACCTGAACCACGCCCCGCACTGGGTCGATGCGAAATCCTCGGCGGGGATGCCGATTCTGTACAGCAACCCCAGGGAGGTGGGCGCGGACCGGATCGTCAATGCCGTGGGCGCATATGACAAATACAAAACAGCCCTGATTGTCATCGACTTCGGCACGGCCACGACCTTTGACGCCATCTCCGAAAAGGGTGAATATCTGGGCGGGGCCATCAGTCCGGGCATTATCATCTCGGCAGAGGCCCTTTTCATGCGCGCCTCAAAACTGCCCAGGGTTGAGATCTTCACGCCGCCGGAGACGGTGATCGGCAAGGACACCTCCGGCAGTATTCAGGCCGGGATTATCTATGGCTATGCCGGGCTGACAGACGGCATTGTCCGGCGGATGCGCGCCGAAATGGGCGGTGCGCCGAAGGTGATTGCCACCGGCGGGCTGGCCCCCCTGATGGCCGATGTGTGTGACACCATTGAGGCCGCAGACCCGAATCTGACCCTGGAGGGACTGCGCATCATCCACGAGCGGATGGAGGGGAAATAG
- a CDS encoding MFS transporter, which produces MFRRGLFYSYLAIYLRYFLALSVTQTTLFATLPMLLNVIFQTFVWGPVSDRFQLRRTLIIRGELLAGIGTVLLWYAHTLTENQTMAGYILIAGLSVIEIFWSMSNVGWSALISDIYPGKERNAVQGRLTSIGGVGRIAGIWIGGLLYDGLGLAYEGWGFHRGALFFIASGAMFVSVLPMLLVPEGGILREKGGAQADAPDIPAGSHRIFMIFLAAMVFINFGRNAVAVILTPYLVLDSGFGVSSRVVSYIVNMQSVGIIITGLAMGWSSRRLGDGKTLCIGTVLAAASLLIFALCGTLPLIYVSSFLRGTSEVIIFSSAYAFASVLIPAEQRGRQFSYFNATFFLSWGTAGTFIAGPIIDYAIACGAGEMTAYRLAFFSAFILTLIGLGILAVLLFCLLPKQHPRPAAAPL; this is translated from the coding sequence ATGTTCCGGCGCGGCCTGTTTTACAGCTATCTGGCCATCTACCTGAGATATTTTCTGGCCCTCAGCGTCACCCAGACCACGCTCTTTGCCACCCTGCCCATGCTCCTGAATGTCATCTTTCAGACCTTTGTATGGGGGCCGGTGTCCGACCGGTTTCAGCTCCGGCGCACCCTGATCATCCGGGGGGAACTCCTGGCCGGCATCGGCACGGTGCTGCTCTGGTACGCCCACACCCTGACGGAGAATCAGACGATGGCCGGGTATATCCTCATCGCAGGCCTTTCGGTGATCGAGATCTTCTGGTCCATGTCCAACGTGGGATGGAGCGCGCTGATCTCCGATATCTACCCGGGTAAAGAACGAAATGCCGTTCAGGGCAGACTGACAAGCATCGGCGGCGTGGGCCGGATTGCCGGGATATGGATCGGGGGCCTCCTTTATGACGGGCTGGGGCTGGCCTACGAGGGGTGGGGCTTTCACCGGGGCGCGCTTTTTTTCATCGCGTCCGGGGCCATGTTCGTCTCGGTACTCCCCATGCTGCTGGTGCCGGAAGGGGGTATCCTGCGTGAAAAGGGCGGCGCTCAGGCAGACGCACCGGATATACCCGCCGGTTCCCACAGAATTTTCATGATCTTCCTGGCGGCAATGGTCTTTATCAATTTCGGCAGAAACGCCGTGGCCGTGATTCTGACCCCGTATCTGGTTCTCGATTCGGGCTTCGGGGTCTCCAGCCGGGTGGTCAGCTATATCGTCAATATGCAGTCGGTGGGGATTATCATCACCGGTCTGGCCATGGGCTGGAGCAGTCGGCGGCTGGGGGACGGGAAGACCCTGTGCATCGGAACCGTGCTCGCGGCCGCATCCCTCCTGATCTTCGCCCTGTGCGGCACGCTGCCGCTCATATATGTGAGCAGTTTCCTGCGCGGCACATCAGAGGTGATCATTTTCTCATCGGCATACGCCTTTGCCTCAGTACTCATTCCGGCGGAGCAGCGGGGCAGGCAGTTCAGTTATTTCAACGCCACCTTTTTCCTGAGCTGGGGGACAGCAGGCACGTTCATCGCCGGGCCGATCATCGACTATGCCATCGCCTGCGGCGCGGGAGAGATGACAGCGTACCGGCTGGCCTTTTTCTCGGCCTTCATCCTCACCCTCATCGGTCTGGGCATACTGGCGGTTCTGCTCTTCTGTCTGCTGCCGAAACAGCATCCCCGGCCCGCCGCAGCGCCGTTGTAA
- a CDS encoding 6-phosphofructokinase, protein MTPSDMSPNTEDILKNPAVARVTDRVNPQLTARRSFVPPVCGVFEKPCSLLRTDESYRFTIDQEAEKQLSRIIANRVQVVEGTDAPDDALKAQYTRRRNIGIVFSGGPAPGGHNVIAGLFDAARRANPANKVFGFILGPDGIIENEAVELTGEMVDAYRNLGGFTMIRTGRTKIDTKEKMRLSRETCKALKLDALVVVGGDDSNTNAAFLAQEMYEDGVQVIGVPKTIDGDIQVRDDTGRVLCAMSFGFHTAARSFAGAISNLCTDGSSDVKYWHICKVMGRVASHLALEVALQTHASMTFIGEDLADFVDRKRLEKAEAEGTVDYTAYGMTLRHLSRVICDGIVRRAAVGKTYGVMVIPEGVLEFINEIQIFIIKLNTIIAEYNDTHDKSFHQDFPLLPDKLEYLRKLLQLSQTDPAYTIWNSRDNELFNDIPGFFQEGLLMERDSHGNFPFSQVRTEKVLLGLVQDYLNYLKEQGIYKVGIRRDYYSKTLRSAGLDPDFYGPALFRNYADGKFLQVRPVIISRKTLIQALEKGGAIQENQEIPPVIEKIFKKSVPDFKTQTHFYGYDGRGGDPTRFDCTYTYNLGQTVFSLVANGATGQMAAIRNLEFDFSRWEPIGIPIAPLMHLEERKGRLALVIEKSVVDVSSVAFRAVKALREKWLAASDGPDDFRRPGPVSLFSDTEESHPITLTLNATGRTAR, encoded by the coding sequence ATGACACCGTCTGATATGTCGCCCAATACTGAAGATATTCTGAAAAACCCGGCGGTCGCCAGAGTGACCGACAGGGTCAATCCGCAGCTCACCGCCCGGAGAAGCTTTGTCCCGCCGGTATGCGGGGTTTTTGAGAAGCCCTGTTCCCTGCTGAGAACAGATGAGAGCTATCGGTTCACCATTGATCAGGAGGCCGAGAAACAGCTTTCCCGCATTATCGCCAACCGGGTTCAGGTGGTTGAGGGGACGGATGCCCCGGATGACGCCCTGAAAGCGCAATATACCCGCAGGCGCAACATCGGTATCGTCTTTTCAGGGGGACCGGCCCCCGGGGGACACAATGTCATTGCCGGGCTGTTTGACGCTGCCAGACGGGCAAACCCCGCAAACAAGGTCTTCGGGTTTATCCTCGGGCCGGACGGCATTATCGAAAACGAGGCCGTTGAGCTGACCGGGGAGATGGTGGATGCCTACCGGAACCTGGGCGGCTTTACCATGATCAGGACCGGTCGGACCAAGATCGACACAAAAGAGAAAATGCGGCTCTCCCGGGAGACCTGCAAGGCCCTGAAGCTCGATGCCCTTGTGGTGGTCGGCGGCGACGATTCCAACACCAACGCGGCATTTCTGGCCCAGGAGATGTATGAAGACGGCGTTCAGGTGATCGGCGTACCCAAAACCATTGACGGTGATATCCAGGTCCGCGACGATACCGGCAGGGTGCTGTGTGCCATGTCCTTCGGCTTTCACACCGCCGCCCGCTCCTTTGCCGGGGCCATCAGCAACCTCTGCACCGACGGCAGCTCCGATGTCAAGTACTGGCACATCTGCAAGGTCATGGGCCGGGTCGCCAGCCATCTGGCCCTTGAGGTCGCCCTCCAGACCCATGCCTCCATGACCTTTATCGGCGAGGATCTGGCCGATTTTGTGGACCGGAAACGCCTTGAAAAGGCCGAAGCCGAAGGAACAGTCGATTATACGGCCTACGGCATGACCCTGCGCCATCTGTCGCGTGTCATATGTGACGGCATTGTCCGGCGGGCCGCCGTGGGAAAAACCTACGGCGTCATGGTCATCCCCGAAGGGGTGCTGGAGTTTATCAATGAGATTCAGATCTTCATCATCAAGCTGAACACCATCATCGCCGAATACAATGACACCCATGACAAAAGCTTTCATCAGGATTTTCCCCTGCTGCCGGACAAGCTGGAATACCTCAGAAAACTGCTCCAGCTCTCCCAGACCGACCCGGCCTATACCATCTGGAACAGCAGGGATAACGAGCTGTTCAACGACATCCCGGGCTTCTTCCAGGAAGGGCTTCTGATGGAGCGGGACAGCCACGGCAACTTCCCCTTCTCCCAGGTCAGAACGGAAAAGGTATTGCTGGGACTGGTTCAGGATTACCTGAACTATCTGAAGGAACAGGGCATATACAAGGTTGGCATCCGCCGGGATTATTACAGCAAAACCCTCAGATCAGCGGGCCTTGACCCGGATTTCTACGGCCCGGCCCTGTTCAGAAATTATGCGGACGGCAAATTTCTGCAGGTCAGACCCGTCATCATCTCCAGGAAGACCCTGATTCAGGCGCTGGAAAAAGGGGGGGCGATTCAGGAAAACCAGGAGATTCCCCCGGTCATTGAGAAAATATTCAAAAAATCCGTGCCCGATTTTAAAACCCAGACCCATTTTTACGGATATGACGGCAGGGGGGGAGACCCGACCCGCTTTGACTGCACCTACACCTACAATCTGGGCCAGACGGTTTTCAGCCTGGTGGCCAACGGGGCCACCGGACAGATGGCCGCCATCCGGAACCTGGAGTTCGACTTTTCCAGGTGGGAGCCCATCGGCATCCCCATTGCGCCGCTGATGCACCTTGAAGAACGCAAGGGCAGGCTGGCTCTTGTGATTGAAAAAAGCGTGGTGGATGTCAGCTCGGTGGCCTTCCGGGCAGTGAAAGCCCTGCGGGAAAAGTGGCTGGCCGCATCCGACGGGCCGGATGATTTCCGGCGGCCCGGACCCGTCTCTCTCTTCAGTGATACCGAGGAAAGCCACCCCATCACGCTGACCCTGAACGCCACAGGCCGAACGGCCCGGTAA
- a CDS encoding transporter substrate-binding domain-containing protein: MKKAGSLVIAIAVMMCLGFGVAWGADIELAKKSTIEDILKRGELRVGFEAGYMPFEMTDKKGNFVGFDVDMAKEMAKAMGVKFVPINTAWDGIIPSLITGKFDIIMSGMTVTQERNLKINFADPYIIMGQTILLNKKHEGAVKSYKDLNDPKFIVTSKLGTTGEQAVKRHIPKCTYKSFETETEAFLEVANGKADAYVYDQANCVVLMAQQGEGKVVFLDKPFTYEPLAWAVRKGDPDFLNWLDNFLRQMKNDGRYERIYNKWIKSVEWYKNVK, encoded by the coding sequence ATGAAAAAAGCGGGTAGTTTGGTGATTGCAATCGCGGTGATGATGTGCCTGGGATTCGGCGTTGCCTGGGGTGCGGATATTGAACTGGCCAAGAAATCGACCATTGAGGATATTCTGAAGAGGGGCGAGCTGCGGGTCGGGTTTGAGGCCGGTTACATGCCCTTTGAGATGACGGACAAAAAGGGCAATTTTGTCGGGTTTGATGTCGATATGGCAAAGGAAATGGCCAAGGCCATGGGCGTGAAGTTCGTTCCGATCAACACCGCATGGGACGGGATCATCCCCTCCCTGATCACCGGCAAGTTTGATATTATTATGAGCGGCATGACGGTTACCCAGGAGCGGAACCTGAAGATCAACTTTGCCGACCCGTATATCATCATGGGCCAGACCATTCTGCTGAACAAAAAACATGAGGGGGCGGTCAAATCCTACAAGGATCTCAACGATCCCAAGTTCATCGTAACCTCCAAGCTCGGCACCACCGGCGAGCAGGCCGTTAAGCGCCATATCCCCAAATGTACCTACAAGTCCTTTGAGACCGAGACCGAGGCGTTCCTCGAGGTCGCAAACGGAAAGGCTGACGCCTATGTGTATGATCAGGCCAACTGCGTGGTGCTGATGGCCCAGCAGGGCGAGGGCAAGGTCGTCTTTCTGGACAAGCCCTTCACCTACGAGCCGCTGGCCTGGGCCGTCAGAAAGGGCGACCCGGACTTCCTGAACTGGCTGGACAATTTTCTCCGGCAGATGAAAAACGATGGCCGCTACGAGCGCATTTACAACAAGTGGATCAAAAGCGTCGAGTGGTATAAAAACGTAAAATAA
- a CDS encoding amino acid ABC transporter permease, which yields MWRWYRIPQYFVYHDDVEIRSEIEGDVTSVLIEGETAKIVVGGGGESETYAAPAAGVTVTEGDMIYAGDTLATYKKWKIGILIVGLWLTIKVSMIAIVFGILIGLFAGLARISDNPALKWSAVTYIELIRGSPLLVQIFIWYFVLGTLINTMIAKQGGSWQIPPLWFGVAALAFFTGAYVAEMVRAGIQSIHRGQTEAARSLGMNYVQTMGHVILPQAMMRILPPLAGQFISLIKDSSLLGIIAIRELTKATREVVTTSLQPFELWFVCALLYLILTFSLSMLVQYLERRTLA from the coding sequence GTGTGGCGGTGGTATCGTATCCCCCAGTATTTCGTATATCATGACGATGTTGAAATCAGATCAGAGATCGAAGGGGATGTCACGTCGGTCCTGATCGAAGGGGAGACGGCGAAGATTGTGGTTGGGGGGGGCGGCGAATCGGAAACCTACGCGGCCCCGGCCGCAGGCGTGACCGTCACCGAAGGCGACATGATCTATGCTGGCGACACCCTGGCCACCTATAAGAAATGGAAGATCGGCATCCTGATTGTGGGCCTGTGGCTGACGATCAAGGTCAGCATGATCGCCATCGTTTTCGGGATTCTCATCGGGCTTTTCGCCGGGCTGGCCCGCATTTCCGATAATCCGGCACTCAAATGGTCGGCAGTCACCTATATCGAGCTGATCCGGGGGTCGCCGCTGCTGGTGCAGATCTTTATCTGGTACTTTGTGCTGGGGACGCTGATCAATACCATGATCGCCAAACAGGGCGGCTCCTGGCAGATTCCGCCCCTGTGGTTCGGCGTGGCCGCCCTGGCCTTTTTTACCGGGGCCTATGTGGCCGAGATGGTCCGGGCCGGTATTCAGTCGATTCACCGGGGACAGACCGAGGCCGCCCGCTCGCTGGGCATGAATTACGTCCAGACCATGGGGCATGTGATTCTGCCCCAGGCCATGATGCGGATACTGCCGCCCCTGGCCGGGCAGTTTATCAGCCTGATCAAGGACTCCTCCCTGCTCGGCATTATCGCTATCCGGGAGCTGACCAAGGCCACGCGGGAGGTCGTGACAACCAGCCTTCAGCCCTTTGAGCTCTGGTTTGTCTGCGCCCTGCTCTACCTGATTCTAACCTTTTCGCTTTCCATGCTTGTCCAGTATCTGGAGAGGAGGACTTTAGCCTAG